The segment CAGGGGTGCAACCTTGCGCATCGCGCAGCACCGGTTGGGCTCGCGGGCGAACAGGTCCTTGCCCTCGATCGAATCCTGTTCCGCAACGGTCTTCTCGGCGCGGGCGTTGACGACGTGCACGCCGTAGACGGCCTCGACGGCGTCGCGCGTTCCGATGGTCTCGGCGAAGTGGTAGCCGGTGTCGAGGAACAGCACGTCCACACCGGGGTGAACCTGCGCGGCGAGGTGAACGAGAACCCCGTCCTGCATGTTGGAGGCAACGATGAAGTCGTTACCGAAGTTGTCCTCGGTCCACTGCAACAGCTCCAGTGGGCTCGCCTCGTCGAGTTCGCGGGCACCGCGCTCGGCGATGTCCTTCAATTCCTCTACCGTCAAATTCAGCCTGGTACTCATCGCAAATCCGCCTCGTCTGCTCGCACGGCCCATTGAGCGAACCGTTCGCCGTCCTCGCGGTGCTTGTCGAAATTGCGCACCACTCTGTCGATGTAATCTCCCAGCTCGGAGCTGTTGACCTTGTGCTGGCGCAACTTTCGGCCGAAGGCACTGTCCAGTCCGAGGCTGCCTCCGAGATGA is part of the Rhodococcus sp. SBT000017 genome and harbors:
- a CDS encoding phosphoadenylyl-sulfate reductase encodes the protein MSTRLNLTVEELKDIAERGARELDEASPLELLQWTEDNFGNDFIVASNMQDGVLVHLAAQVHPGVDVLFLDTGYHFAETIGTRDAVEAVYGVHVVNARAEKTVAEQDSIEGKDLFAREPNRCCAMRKVAPLKKELANYSAWVTGIRRVEAPTRANAPLISFDDAFGLVKINPIAPWSDEQMQAYIDEHSILVNPLVDEGYPSIGCAPCTVKPAPGADPRSGRWAGKAKTECGLHAS